In the Haloterrigena turkmenica DSM 5511 genome, CCTCGAGCGGTTGCCGACCGAGGAGGCCATCGAGAACCAGGCCCGCGAGTTCAAATCGATCGAGTTCCGACCATGACGGACCCACAGTACTTCGTCGAACCGGATGACGTCGAGAGTCTAGCGTTCGACTGGGGAGTCCTCAAGTGGCTGCATACCCCTGACGTTACCGGCGGTGACCGCTTCAGCGCGGGCGTCGTGAAACTCGAGCCGGGGAAAGGCCACGAGCGACACACGCACCCCGAGAGCGACGAGATCCTCTACGTTCTGCGCGGAGAGGGAAGACAGGAGATCAGCGACGAGACGCGTGAAATCGCGGCCGGCGAGTTGGTGTTCGTACCGGAGGGCGTCGAACACGGGACGGTGAATACCGGCTGGGAGCCCCTGCTCCTTCTGGCCGTCTACGCGCCGCCGGGACCGGAAGCCGAACTGCGGGAGCTGCCGGAGTGCGAGGTCGTCCCCGCCGGCGAACTCCCGAGCGTGGAAACCGCCGCTTCGAACGACTCAGACCCATGAGCGTCGTCATCATCGGAACGTTGGATACGAAAGCGGAAGAGATCGGCTTCGCCAGGGACGTCCTCGAAGCCCAGGGTGTGGACGTCCACGTCGTCGACGCGGGCGTGATGGGCGAACCGGGATTCGAGCCGGAGACGACTGCGAGCGAGGTCGCCGATGCAGCGGGAACGACCCTCGAGCACCTCCGCGAGGAGGCTGACCGCGGCGAGGCGATAGAGGCGATGGGCGATGGCGCGGCCGAGGTCGCCCAGCGACTCCACGATGAGGGTGTCCTCGACGGCGTCCTCGGATTGGGCGGGTCGGGAAACACCTCGATCGCGACGGCGGCCATGCGGGCGCTGCCCGTCGGCGTCCCGAAGGTCATGGTTTCGACGATGGCGTCGGGCGATACGGAGCCCTACGTCGGGTCCCGGGACGTCACGATGATGTACTCGGTCGCGGATATCGAGGGGTTGAACCAACTTTCGCGGCGGATCATCTCCAACGCCGCGCTGGCGATGGTCGGCATGGTCTCGAACGACCCCGACGTCGACGTAGAAGAGCGACCCACGATCGCCATGACGATGTTCGGCGTCACGACGCCCTGCGTGCAGGCGGCCCGCGAGCGACTCGAGGACATGGGCTACGAGGCGATCGTCTTCCACGCCACCGGGACCGGCGGGCGCGCAATGGAATCGCTCGTCGAGGAGGGTGTCGTCGACGGTGTGCTCGACGTCACGACGACCGAGTGGGCCGACGAACTGGTCGGCGGCGTCCTGAGCGCCGGTCCGGACCGACTCGAGGCGGCCGGCGACGAGGGCATCCCGCAGGTCGTGTCGACGGGCGCGCTCGACATGGTCAACTTCGGCCCTCGCGAT is a window encoding:
- a CDS encoding Tm-1-like ATP-binding domain-containing protein; this translates as MSVVIIGTLDTKAEEIGFARDVLEAQGVDVHVVDAGVMGEPGFEPETTASEVADAAGTTLEHLREEADRGEAIEAMGDGAAEVAQRLHDEGVLDGVLGLGGSGNTSIATAAMRALPVGVPKVMVSTMASGDTEPYVGSRDVTMMYSVADIEGLNQLSRRIISNAALAMVGMVSNDPDVDVEERPTIAMTMFGVTTPCVQAARERLEDMGYEAIVFHATGTGGRAMESLVEEGVVDGVLDVTTTEWADELVGGVLSAGPDRLEAAGDEGIPQVVSTGALDMVNFGPRDSVPEEFEGRQFHVHNPQVTLMRTTPEENAELGEIISEKLNDATGPTALVLPLEGVSAIDVEGEDFYDPEADAALFDALRSSLEDDVELLEMETDINDEAFAAKLAETLDGYMREAGRAP
- a CDS encoding cupin domain-containing protein: MTDPQYFVEPDDVESLAFDWGVLKWLHTPDVTGGDRFSAGVVKLEPGKGHERHTHPESDEILYVLRGEGRQEISDETREIAAGELVFVPEGVEHGTVNTGWEPLLLLAVYAPPGPEAELRELPECEVVPAGELPSVETAASNDSDP